Proteins from a genomic interval of Shewanella seohaensis:
- the ubiE gene encoding bifunctional demethylmenaquinone methyltransferase/2-methoxy-6-polyprenyl-1,4-benzoquinol methylase UbiE yields the protein MSEGESKNTHFGYKTVEADKKADLVAGVFHSVAAKYDIMNDVMSFGIHRFWKRYTIEVSGARPGMKVLDLAGGTGDLTAKFSHLVGDKGEVVLADINDSMLKVGRTKLRDRGIVGNVNYVQANAEALPFPDNHFDIITIAFGLRNVTDKDAALRSMNRVLKPGGKLLVLEFSKPQHELMRKVYDLYSFKVLPKMGEIITKDADSYEYLAESIRMHPDQETLKQMMVDAGFEQVDYTNMTDGIVALHRGYKF from the coding sequence ATGTCTGAGGGCGAATCTAAAAATACCCACTTTGGTTATAAAACCGTAGAGGCGGATAAAAAGGCCGATCTCGTTGCCGGCGTGTTTCATTCGGTTGCCGCCAAGTACGATATCATGAATGACGTTATGTCCTTCGGTATTCACCGTTTTTGGAAGCGTTACACCATTGAAGTTTCTGGTGCGCGCCCTGGCATGAAAGTACTCGACCTTGCGGGTGGTACTGGCGATTTAACCGCTAAGTTCTCCCATTTGGTGGGCGATAAAGGCGAAGTGGTATTAGCGGATATCAACGATTCTATGCTGAAAGTGGGCCGCACTAAACTGCGTGACCGCGGCATCGTTGGCAATGTGAACTATGTGCAAGCCAACGCAGAAGCACTGCCTTTCCCCGATAATCACTTCGATATCATCACTATCGCCTTTGGTCTGCGTAACGTGACCGATAAAGACGCGGCGCTGCGTTCAATGAACCGCGTGCTTAAGCCGGGCGGTAAATTGTTGGTGTTAGAGTTTTCTAAGCCGCAACATGAGCTGATGCGTAAAGTCTACGACTTATACAGCTTTAAAGTGCTGCCGAAAATGGGTGAAATCATTACGAAAGACGCCGACAGCTATGAGTATCTAGCCGAGTCGATTCGCATGCATCCAGACCAAGAGACCCTCAAGCAAATGATGGTCGATGCGGGCTTTGAACAGGTCGATTACACCAACATGACCGACGGCATTGTTGCCCTGCACCGCGGTTATAAATTCTAA
- the rraA gene encoding ribonuclease E activity regulator RraA, giving the protein MEYNTSELCDMYLDVVDVVEPMFSNYGGCSSFGGSISTIKCFEDNGLITEVLQEDGQGKVLLVDGGGSLRRALIDASIAEIAVNNNWEGIIVYGSVRDVDALEELDIGIQALASIPVGADGNSVGEVEIPVNFGGVTFLPGDHIYADNTGIILSPEPLDIE; this is encoded by the coding sequence ATGGAATACAACACCTCAGAACTATGTGACATGTACTTAGATGTCGTAGATGTAGTCGAGCCCATGTTCAGTAACTACGGTGGTTGTAGCTCTTTTGGCGGTTCTATCAGCACGATTAAGTGCTTTGAAGACAACGGCCTAATCACCGAGGTCTTACAAGAAGATGGCCAAGGTAAAGTCTTGCTGGTTGACGGTGGTGGCTCATTACGCCGCGCCCTGATCGATGCTTCTATCGCTGAAATCGCAGTCAACAACAACTGGGAAGGCATTATCGTTTACGGTTCAGTACGCGATGTGGATGCGCTGGAAGAATTAGACATCGGCATTCAAGCCCTTGCCTCGATTCCAGTAGGTGCCGATGGCAATTCAGTGGGCGAAGTGGAAATTCCGGTCAACTTTGGCGGCGTAACCTTCCTCCCAGGCGATCATATCTATGCCGATAACACCGGCATTATCCTATCGCCAGAACCACTCGACATTGAGTAA
- a CDS encoding phosphatase PAP2 family protein — protein MLSYITDLDKRMFYRIVGLSQRHGVYDWAKRISATGDGHVYLYLAVGLMLTHAQGQSLFNLLLASFLVELPLYLLLKNSIRRTRPCHALVGFEKGFEPSDRFSQPSGHTAAAFVMATSVAQVYPMAAPLAYAWALCIGASRIVLGVHYPSDIAAGALLGTGAVLLVHPVI, from the coding sequence ATGTTGAGTTACATTACAGACTTAGATAAGCGCATGTTTTATCGCATTGTGGGTTTGAGCCAACGTCACGGTGTTTATGATTGGGCGAAGCGGATATCGGCAACTGGAGATGGGCATGTATATCTGTATCTTGCCGTCGGGTTGATGCTGACACACGCCCAAGGACAGAGCCTATTCAATCTGCTGTTAGCGAGCTTTTTGGTTGAATTACCGCTGTACTTATTACTCAAAAATAGCATTCGCCGCACTCGGCCCTGCCACGCCTTGGTTGGGTTTGAGAAGGGATTCGAACCTTCAGACAGATTCAGTCAACCTTCGGGACACACGGCGGCCGCTTTTGTGATGGCCACGAGTGTGGCGCAGGTGTATCCCATGGCGGCACCCCTTGCCTATGCCTGGGCGCTCTGTATTGGTGCCTCACGCATTGTGCTAGGGGTGCATTACCCTTCAGATATTGCTGCTGGCGCCCTGTTAGGTACTGGGGCTGTGCTGCTGGTACATCCCGTGATTTAA
- a CDS encoding formimidoylglutamase translates to MSEFIPFTQADMASLVSPRAGETKIGQCVHLANHEYPLEAILATAKAHGAQFAILGVGEDIGPRANLGRGGATDAFTTSMRQWLNLQSNRFLSGAECLILGQVHTADLQLQAQDGEGASLPHLRQAVEQLDKRVISIVSAIQAAGLEPIVIGGGHNNAYGLLMATSAHYQRQVAAVNLDPHSDFRLLEGRHSGNGFSYAADRGALGYYHVLGLHELKNSEANLQQLSDFGGTWHSLQQIWIRREVSLTEALQEIAGKLNHTALPVGLELDVDAIAKMPSSASTAAGIPLLDAAHYISYIASHCPCAYLHLAEAAPSCHEAGIEAGFRDVGQSISELIYAYVQARRHFLAQ, encoded by the coding sequence ATGTCTGAATTTATTCCATTTACCCAAGCCGATATGGCCAGTCTAGTGAGCCCGAGGGCGGGTGAAACCAAAATTGGTCAATGTGTACATTTGGCCAATCACGAATATCCGCTCGAGGCGATACTCGCCACAGCCAAAGCCCATGGCGCTCAATTTGCCATTTTAGGCGTAGGGGAAGATATCGGCCCTCGGGCAAACTTAGGCAGAGGCGGCGCCACCGATGCCTTTACCACCAGCATGCGCCAATGGCTGAATTTACAGTCGAATCGTTTTCTTTCGGGCGCCGAATGCCTGATTTTAGGACAAGTTCATACGGCGGATCTGCAATTACAGGCACAGGACGGCGAAGGCGCGAGCCTACCCCATTTACGCCAAGCGGTTGAGCAACTCGATAAACGGGTGATTAGTATCGTTAGCGCTATACAAGCCGCAGGGCTTGAACCCATAGTGATTGGCGGCGGCCACAACAATGCCTACGGTCTGTTAATGGCGACTTCGGCCCATTATCAACGCCAAGTTGCTGCGGTGAATTTAGATCCGCACAGTGATTTTCGTCTACTCGAAGGGCGCCACAGCGGTAATGGTTTTAGTTATGCCGCCGATCGCGGCGCACTGGGTTATTACCATGTGCTCGGCTTACACGAGCTAAAAAACAGCGAGGCAAATTTACAACAACTGTCTGATTTTGGTGGCACTTGGCATAGCCTGCAACAGATCTGGATTCGCCGCGAAGTGAGCCTCACTGAGGCGCTGCAGGAGATTGCTGGCAAACTCAATCATACCGCACTACCCGTTGGCTTAGAGCTTGATGTCGATGCTATTGCAAAAATGCCCAGCAGCGCCTCAACGGCGGCTGGCATTCCCCTGCTCGATGCTGCGCACTATATCAGTTACATCGCCAGCCACTGCCCCTGTGCTTATTTGCACTTGGCCGAAGCCGCGCCGAGCTGCCATGAGGCGGGTATTGAAGCCGGATTTAGGGATGTTGGCCAGAGTATCAGCGAGTTAATCTATGCCTATGTGCAGGCAAGGCGTCATTTTTTAGCCCAATAG
- a CDS encoding sensor domain-containing diguanylate cyclase, whose amino-acid sequence MAKFGSLWVLLLGMLISLGSYANTMSIDEHTPTPLNLTPWLMVTHVNANSQLNDIQALPKSQWHKFTSDDIQRLSQHDFWLRVNLTSGDESLARILALDNPLLDRVTVFHLVNNQLINTTEMGDTLLYKNRPLPSNIFLYPFKLSTNEQHTFYLHIVTEGSAAVPLSLWSANDLAQIAESTAVDHGFQLGVLAAIGIFSLFIALASGSFSYSYYSGYVLCMTLLVATINGYAFRFLWPNWPALQQLMVPVLLPLVMAFALMFTEKILQLKYYNRRMLLMCRYSAVYIILVGLLVPFLRYGTVLYIEIISVAILSIIMMILAIIQAINGQKLAKLYTIGWVSMLTGACISSLLYLSVIELNIKPQTPVMLGLTFEIIFMSLVLAIRYNDERKSKLRIQQEALKQAQKIRSAREEALKVEAETNERLEQMVQERTLELEITLRELNEVNQKLTEQSTIDSLTGVKNRSAFDKRLLAESRISRRQETPIALLMLDIDRFKSINDQFGHLAGDQALKVIATTLQQHLKRPTDLVSRFGGEEFAIILPNTTADGALQVAENIRDAVTSIGLAWEGKPIPLTVSIGVSADVISNDQHSTELLEQADKALYQAKNSGRNQVKLYAPAQTEPT is encoded by the coding sequence ATGGCTAAGTTCGGCAGCTTATGGGTTTTGTTACTCGGTATGCTCATATCATTAGGCAGCTATGCCAATACGATGAGCATAGATGAACACACGCCTACACCACTAAACCTAACTCCTTGGTTGATGGTGACGCACGTCAATGCTAACAGTCAGCTAAATGATATTCAGGCGTTGCCCAAATCGCAATGGCACAAGTTTACCAGTGATGATATTCAACGCCTTAGCCAACATGATTTTTGGCTAAGAGTAAACCTTACAAGTGGTGATGAGAGTCTTGCACGCATTCTCGCCCTCGATAATCCGTTATTGGATAGAGTGACCGTTTTTCATCTAGTGAATAATCAGCTCATCAACACCACTGAGATGGGGGATACACTGCTCTATAAGAACCGCCCACTGCCGAGCAATATCTTTCTGTATCCCTTTAAACTGAGCACCAATGAGCAACACACCTTCTATCTGCATATCGTCACTGAAGGCAGCGCTGCAGTCCCTCTAAGCCTTTGGTCAGCCAATGATTTAGCTCAAATTGCCGAATCGACAGCCGTTGATCATGGCTTTCAGCTCGGCGTACTCGCCGCGATAGGGATCTTCAGCCTGTTTATCGCGTTAGCCTCAGGTTCATTTAGCTACAGTTATTACTCAGGTTATGTCCTGTGTATGACGTTATTGGTGGCCACGATCAATGGTTATGCATTCCGTTTTCTCTGGCCTAATTGGCCCGCGTTACAGCAACTTATGGTTCCCGTGCTGTTACCTCTGGTGATGGCCTTTGCCTTAATGTTCACCGAGAAAATCCTGCAACTGAAATACTATAACCGCCGGATGTTATTAATGTGCCGCTACAGCGCGGTCTACATTATTCTTGTTGGACTTTTAGTCCCCTTTTTGCGCTACGGAACCGTGCTGTATATCGAGATTATCTCGGTAGCGATACTCAGCATCATCATGATGATACTCGCCATCATACAAGCCATTAACGGCCAAAAGCTGGCAAAGCTCTATACCATTGGCTGGGTGAGTATGCTTACTGGCGCATGCATCAGCAGCCTACTCTATTTGAGTGTTATCGAGCTCAATATCAAGCCGCAGACGCCGGTGATGCTAGGACTCACCTTCGAAATCATCTTTATGTCGCTGGTCCTCGCCATCCGCTATAACGATGAACGTAAATCTAAGCTCCGTATTCAACAGGAGGCTCTCAAGCAAGCGCAAAAGATCCGTAGTGCGCGCGAGGAAGCCTTAAAAGTGGAAGCGGAAACTAATGAAAGACTCGAACAGATGGTGCAGGAGCGCACGCTAGAGCTTGAGATAACCCTGCGCGAATTAAATGAGGTAAATCAAAAACTTACCGAGCAGAGCACTATCGATAGCTTAACCGGTGTGAAAAACCGCAGCGCCTTCGATAAACGACTGCTCGCAGAGAGCCGGATTAGTCGTCGCCAAGAAACCCCTATCGCCTTACTAATGCTGGATATCGACCGATTTAAATCAATCAACGATCAATTCGGCCACCTAGCAGGGGATCAGGCATTAAAAGTGATAGCGACAACCTTGCAGCAACATTTAAAACGACCAACCGATCTAGTATCACGTTTTGGTGGTGAAGAGTTTGCTATTATTCTCCCCAATACGACTGCGGATGGCGCTCTTCAAGTCGCTGAAAATATAAGAGATGCAGTGACCAGTATCGGCCTAGCATGGGAAGGCAAGCCCATTCCCTTAACCGTGAGCATCGGTGTCAGTGCCGACGTCATCAGTAACGACCAACACAGTACCGAATTATTAGAGCAAGCCGACAAGGCGCTCTATCAGGCAAAAAATAGCGGACGCAATCAAGTTAAATTGTATGCGCCAGCACAAACAGAACCTACTTAG
- a CDS encoding ubiquinone biosynthesis accessory factor UbiJ — MMPQEVVLLACAAIETGLKQLQTQAGDAYARQRQLHGKVFRIQLSQLSWPIYLVFAKEIQVLSRYEGDVDVSLHADATTLYRVTEGANLTELIKQDKLSLEGDLNLLQSFSHYLRSIEFDFAEPLSRYLGDGPTHKLLSTGLQAKTLALEVLRKTRSHLGQLAIEEYRLAPHRIELIHFRDQMDDLVDDTRALEQRIAKLRDQIKP; from the coding sequence ATGATGCCGCAAGAAGTGGTGTTACTTGCCTGCGCCGCCATTGAGACGGGTCTGAAGCAACTTCAGACCCAAGCCGGCGACGCCTATGCTCGCCAGCGTCAGTTACATGGCAAAGTCTTTCGCATTCAATTATCACAACTCAGCTGGCCAATTTACTTGGTCTTCGCCAAAGAAATCCAAGTACTGAGTCGCTATGAAGGCGATGTGGATGTCAGCCTGCATGCCGATGCCACGACGCTCTACCGCGTGACAGAAGGTGCTAACCTCACCGAACTCATCAAACAGGATAAGCTCAGCCTCGAAGGTGACCTCAATCTGTTACAGAGCTTCAGCCATTATCTGCGTAGCATAGAGTTTGATTTTGCCGAGCCTCTGTCACGTTACTTAGGCGATGGGCCAACCCATAAACTGCTGAGTACGGGACTACAGGCTAAAACCTTAGCACTTGAAGTGCTGCGTAAGACCCGCTCGCATTTGGGGCAACTCGCTATCGAAGAATATCGCCTTGCGCCACACCGGATCGAACTCATTCATTTTCGCGATCAAATGGATGACTTAGTTGACGATACTCGTGCGCTCGAACAACGGATTGCCAAATTAAGAGACCAAATTAAGCCATGA
- the tatC gene encoding twin-arginine translocase subunit TatC, whose translation MSQQQPLISHLLELRSKLLKSIASVLIVFICSVYWANDIYHYMAIPLMQSLPLGGSMIATDVAAPFFAPFKLTLVLSFFVAVPYVLYQIWSFVAPGLYKHEKRLVMPLLFSSTVLFYLGIAFAYFVVFPVVFGFFANTAPEGVQVATDISSYLDFVLKLFFAFGLSFEIPVAVVLLCWAGVTTPEDLKQKRPYIIVGAFVVGMLLTPPDVISQTMLAVPMLLLFEGGLFAARFYSKPDDETDEEESTND comes from the coding sequence ATGTCGCAACAGCAGCCACTTATCAGCCATTTGCTTGAACTCAGGTCCAAGCTGCTTAAATCCATTGCCAGTGTGTTAATCGTGTTCATTTGTAGCGTGTATTGGGCAAATGATATTTACCACTACATGGCAATCCCTTTAATGCAGTCTTTGCCCTTAGGTGGCAGCATGATTGCGACCGATGTCGCCGCACCTTTCTTCGCCCCTTTCAAGCTGACGTTAGTCCTGTCATTTTTTGTGGCAGTTCCCTACGTGCTCTATCAAATTTGGTCCTTCGTGGCGCCCGGTTTGTATAAGCATGAAAAACGCTTAGTCATGCCGCTACTCTTCAGTAGCACTGTACTGTTTTACTTAGGGATCGCCTTTGCATATTTCGTTGTATTCCCAGTGGTATTTGGCTTCTTCGCCAACACAGCCCCCGAGGGAGTACAAGTTGCGACCGATATCAGCAGCTATCTCGATTTTGTGCTGAAATTGTTTTTTGCCTTTGGCTTATCCTTTGAAATCCCGGTTGCCGTAGTCCTGCTTTGCTGGGCGGGCGTAACCACTCCTGAAGATCTCAAACAAAAACGCCCTTATATCATTGTCGGCGCATTCGTTGTGGGCATGCTGTTAACGCCACCGGATGTTATCTCCCAGACTATGCTTGCCGTACCAATGCTGTTATTGTTCGAAGGCGGATTATTTGCGGCTCGTTTTTACAGTAAACCTGATGACGAGACCGACGAAGAAGAATCAACGAACGACTAA
- the tatA gene encoding Sec-independent protein translocase subunit TatA: MGGISIWQLLIIALIVVLLFGTKKLRSLGGDLGGAVKGFKNAMSSEEDKKALEDAEAAKPVQTAQTAQPTQQATEKKPESNKEQA; encoded by the coding sequence ATGGGTGGCATTAGTATTTGGCAACTTCTTATCATCGCGTTAATCGTTGTCTTATTGTTTGGAACAAAGAAATTACGCTCTTTGGGTGGTGATTTAGGTGGTGCTGTTAAGGGCTTTAAAAACGCCATGTCTTCAGAAGAAGATAAGAAAGCGTTAGAAGATGCTGAAGCGGCAAAACCAGTGCAAACAGCACAAACTGCACAACCAACCCAACAGGCGACTGAAAAGAAACCTGAGTCTAACAAAGAACAGGCGTAA
- the ubiB gene encoding ubiquinone biosynthesis regulatory protein kinase UbiB yields MTLASIRRGYHVIKTLLQYGLDDVLPPKMTPWYFKLARNSLFWIRNKHKGKSGGERLKLAMQELGPVYIKLGQMLSTRRDLLSDEWATELAMLQDKVPPFDGALARQAIEAELKAPIESYFDNFNETPLASASISQVHTATLKSNGKAVVLKVLRPNVEAKIQADLLLMSQTAKVIDYLLGEGNRLRPSEVIEDYRVTILGELNLKLEALNAIKLRNNFLDSDALYIPYVYEEFCYPRLMVMERIYGIPVSDIAALKAQGTNFKLLAERGVELFFTQVFRDNFFHADMHPGNIFISRDHPENPYYIGLDCGIMGTLSEVDKRYLAENFLAFFNRDYHRIAQLYIESGWVSEKTDLQAFEQAIKVVCEPMFNKPLDEISFGHVLLELFRTARHFDIVVQPQLVLLEKTLLYIEGLGRQLYPQLDLWQTAKPFLEQWMAEQVGPKAMFKKVSTKLPYWSDKLPEFPELIYDNLKLGRKLLSSQQQMLDKYLKYQQQAHKSNYLLITSAILLICGTLLFNQDATLLSPYVCLISGAALWIIGWRSRPKNRKF; encoded by the coding sequence ATGACCCTTGCCAGTATCCGCCGCGGTTATCATGTCATTAAAACCCTACTGCAATATGGGTTAGATGACGTATTACCGCCAAAGATGACCCCTTGGTATTTTAAACTCGCCCGTAACAGCCTGTTTTGGATCCGCAATAAGCACAAAGGTAAATCCGGTGGCGAGCGTTTAAAGCTGGCGATGCAAGAACTTGGCCCCGTGTATATTAAGCTCGGGCAAATGCTGTCAACCCGCCGTGACTTACTGAGCGATGAGTGGGCGACTGAGCTGGCCATGTTGCAGGATAAAGTCCCGCCCTTCGATGGTGCCTTGGCGCGTCAAGCGATTGAAGCCGAACTTAAAGCCCCCATCGAGAGCTACTTCGACAACTTTAACGAGACGCCATTAGCCTCGGCTTCGATTTCTCAGGTGCATACCGCCACGCTCAAATCCAACGGCAAAGCCGTGGTATTAAAAGTGCTGCGACCGAATGTGGAAGCTAAAATCCAAGCTGATCTGTTGTTGATGTCACAAACGGCTAAGGTCATCGATTATCTCCTCGGTGAGGGGAATCGCCTGCGCCCCTCTGAGGTGATTGAAGATTACCGCGTGACTATTTTAGGCGAACTCAATCTTAAGCTTGAGGCCCTCAATGCCATTAAGCTGCGCAATAACTTCCTCGACTCAGACGCGCTCTATATTCCTTATGTCTATGAAGAGTTTTGTTATCCACGTTTAATGGTGATGGAGCGCATTTACGGTATTCCGGTATCGGATATTGCCGCGCTGAAGGCACAGGGAACTAACTTTAAACTCTTGGCCGAGCGTGGCGTAGAACTGTTTTTCACCCAAGTATTCCGCGATAACTTTTTCCATGCCGATATGCATCCTGGGAATATTTTTATCTCCCGCGATCATCCTGAGAATCCTTATTATATCGGCCTAGATTGCGGCATTATGGGCACTCTCAGCGAAGTCGATAAGCGCTATTTAGCGGAAAACTTCCTCGCGTTTTTCAACCGTGATTACCACCGTATCGCGCAGCTGTATATCGAGTCGGGTTGGGTATCGGAAAAAACCGATCTACAGGCCTTCGAGCAAGCCATCAAGGTCGTTTGCGAGCCTATGTTTAACAAGCCCTTAGATGAAATCTCCTTCGGCCACGTGTTATTAGAACTGTTCCGCACCGCACGCCACTTCGATATCGTCGTTCAGCCTCAGCTCGTGCTGCTTGAGAAGACATTACTCTACATCGAAGGCTTAGGACGTCAGCTCTATCCGCAGCTGGATCTCTGGCAAACGGCGAAACCCTTTTTAGAACAGTGGATGGCCGAGCAAGTGGGCCCTAAGGCAATGTTTAAAAAGGTATCCACAAAACTGCCATATTGGTCTGATAAGCTTCCGGAATTCCCTGAGCTAATTTACGATAACCTTAAATTAGGCAGGAAATTGCTGAGTTCTCAGCAACAAATGCTAGATAAGTATCTGAAATATCAGCAGCAAGCACACAAGAGTAATTACTTGCTCATCACTTCTGCAATTTTATTGATCTGCGGCACGTTATTGTTTAACCAAGACGCTACACTGTTGAGCCCTTACGTGTGTCTAATTTCAGGCGCAGCGTTATGGATTATCGGATGGCGATCTAGGCCAAAGAATCGTAAATTTTAG
- the tatB gene encoding Sec-independent protein translocase protein TatB, which translates to MFDGIGFMELLLIGVLGLVVLGPERLPVAVRSVTGWIRAMKRMANSVKEELEQELKIEQLHADLKKAESKGLSNLSPELQESIDQLKQAAQSVNRPYQVQDVPAPEHQIHNPASQSVSTEASPSASSAPTSESNQGEDTRSNPKANG; encoded by the coding sequence ATGTTTGACGGTATCGGCTTTATGGAGCTGCTGCTGATCGGTGTTCTGGGGCTTGTGGTACTTGGCCCCGAACGTCTACCGGTTGCAGTACGTTCAGTAACAGGTTGGATCCGCGCGATGAAACGCATGGCCAACTCAGTCAAAGAAGAACTTGAGCAAGAGCTAAAGATCGAGCAGTTGCACGCCGACCTCAAAAAAGCAGAGAGTAAAGGTCTATCTAACCTCTCACCCGAACTGCAAGAATCGATCGACCAGTTAAAGCAAGCAGCGCAGTCTGTGAATCGTCCTTACCAAGTGCAAGATGTTCCCGCACCGGAACACCAGATCCACAACCCTGCGAGCCAGAGTGTTTCTACAGAGGCGAGTCCTTCGGCTTCCTCCGCCCCCACAAGCGAATCCAATCAGGGCGAGGATACCCGTTCCAACCCGAAAGCTAACGGATAA
- a CDS encoding TatD family hydrolase codes for MPSYIDIAVNLLGSALEPDIAQIVQAAADQGVSPLIVIGSDLTESAAAIQLCQQYPKQLYCTAGVHPHHASEWQADSKQLQTTLCQEPQVVAVGECGLDYNRDFSPRPAQRQAFIDQLELAVELKKPVLMHERDAHDDFLSIVKEYRPHLSGALLHCFTGTRAQMEAYIDLDLHLGITGWVCDERRGLELAELVPFIPKERLLIETDSPYLLPRSMRPKPKSSKNKPEYLPYIAQYIANLRGENAAEFAKQCYQNSLAFFNLSQANG; via the coding sequence ATGCCATCTTATATAGATATCGCTGTCAACTTGCTTGGCAGCGCACTCGAACCAGACATAGCACAAATCGTACAAGCAGCGGCGGACCAAGGGGTTTCGCCGTTAATTGTTATTGGCAGCGATTTAACTGAAAGCGCCGCCGCCATTCAATTATGCCAACAGTATCCCAAACAGCTTTACTGCACCGCAGGCGTACATCCCCATCATGCTAGCGAATGGCAAGCAGACTCCAAGCAGTTACAAACCACACTCTGCCAAGAGCCACAAGTTGTTGCTGTCGGTGAATGTGGACTCGACTACAACCGAGACTTCTCCCCTCGCCCAGCCCAGCGCCAAGCGTTTATCGACCAACTCGAACTCGCGGTTGAACTCAAAAAACCGGTACTCATGCATGAACGAGATGCCCACGATGATTTTTTGAGTATTGTTAAAGAATACCGCCCCCATCTCAGCGGAGCATTACTACACTGCTTTACTGGCACCCGGGCTCAAATGGAAGCCTATATCGACCTCGATCTACATTTAGGCATTACGGGATGGGTATGTGACGAGAGACGCGGCCTAGAACTTGCCGAGCTCGTTCCGTTTATTCCCAAAGAGCGTTTATTGATTGAAACAGACAGTCCTTACCTGCTGCCACGCAGTATGCGGCCCAAGCCTAAGTCCAGTAAAAATAAACCCGAGTACTTGCCCTATATCGCGCAATATATTGCCAATCTACGGGGTGAAAATGCGGCTGAATTTGCCAAACAGTGCTATCAAAATAGCCTAGCCTTTTTTAATTTGAGTCAAGCGAATGGCTAA
- a CDS encoding YgjV family protein produces the protein MEAVNTIEIIGYFASVMVAISLMMKNIIWLRWLNFVGCTLFVIYGVFISAWPVAGMNAFVACINIYHLTKIYRAKALEQAVA, from the coding sequence ATGGAAGCTGTAAACACAATTGAAATTATTGGTTATTTTGCCTCAGTAATGGTGGCAATTTCACTTATGATGAAGAACATCATCTGGTTAAGATGGTTAAACTTTGTCGGCTGTACCCTGTTTGTTATCTACGGCGTATTTATTTCAGCCTGGCCAGTTGCAGGTATGAACGCTTTCGTAGCCTGTATCAATATCTATCATCTGACGAAAATTTACCGCGCCAAAGCGTTGGAACAAGCCGTCGCTTGA